In Corynebacterium ulcerans, one genomic interval encodes:
- a CDS encoding AI-2E family transporter, with the protein MDTHKNPSSPTANTAQDRDISDLLNSAVEESEPLTIPASETPRKDRAIILGADARWASGWALRFIIVVIASVMAWRGLATVWQGVLPVILALLLCTVLWPPVRWLRARKVPPAAAVIIVAIGFFGAIGGIFAAMAPSVSSQSKDLVDRATEGINRVLQWAEQGPLNLDTSKVDGYIQSLTQTLQEHSRNIANGVFSGLTTASSILITIILMLILSFFFLKDGTRFLPMVRRLTGPNVGWHLTEVLTRIWNALAGFIRAQAIVSLVDAVLIGIGLLILKVPLALVLAVLTFFGGFIPIVGAFTAGALAVVIALVSNGVSNAIFALILIIAVQQIEGHILQPVLQSRAMNLHAAVVLLSVTIGSALFSVVGAFLAVPVAATLAVLIRYHSELVALRAGEITLDEIELATAEEASPPINGEQAWGNLKEQLTKLSLRKTSNVTIKKEEAPSNPTDD; encoded by the coding sequence ATGGATACACATAAGAACCCCAGCTCCCCGACTGCTAATACGGCACAAGATCGTGACATCTCCGATCTTTTAAACTCTGCTGTCGAGGAATCAGAACCACTCACCATCCCAGCTAGCGAGACTCCTCGTAAAGACCGCGCGATCATTCTTGGCGCCGACGCACGGTGGGCTTCCGGCTGGGCGCTCCGTTTCATTATCGTGGTCATAGCCAGTGTTATGGCATGGCGCGGCCTAGCAACCGTATGGCAAGGCGTGCTGCCCGTCATCCTTGCGTTATTGCTGTGCACGGTTCTGTGGCCGCCGGTGAGGTGGCTGCGAGCTCGGAAGGTACCGCCAGCGGCCGCAGTCATCATCGTGGCTATCGGATTCTTTGGCGCCATCGGAGGCATCTTTGCGGCAATGGCCCCGAGCGTGAGTTCTCAGTCGAAAGATCTCGTCGATCGCGCCACCGAAGGCATTAATCGCGTGCTGCAATGGGCTGAACAGGGTCCACTCAACTTGGATACATCGAAGGTTGACGGCTATATCCAAAGCCTGACACAGACCCTCCAAGAGCACTCGCGCAACATCGCCAACGGTGTGTTCTCCGGGCTTACCACAGCATCATCGATCCTTATCACAATTATTCTGATGCTTATCCTGTCCTTCTTCTTCCTCAAGGACGGCACCCGCTTCCTACCTATGGTGCGTAGGCTCACCGGCCCTAACGTAGGATGGCATCTCACCGAGGTCCTCACTCGTATTTGGAATGCTCTCGCCGGTTTTATCAGGGCGCAGGCTATCGTCTCTTTGGTCGATGCAGTCCTCATCGGAATCGGTTTGCTCATCCTCAAGGTTCCGCTTGCGCTAGTCCTGGCAGTCCTGACCTTCTTTGGCGGTTTTATCCCTATCGTGGGAGCTTTCACCGCAGGAGCACTTGCTGTGGTCATCGCCTTGGTCAGCAATGGTGTTTCTAACGCTATCTTTGCGCTCATCCTCATCATCGCTGTGCAGCAGATCGAAGGCCACATTCTGCAACCCGTATTACAGTCCAGGGCTATGAATCTCCATGCGGCAGTGGTCTTGCTTTCTGTGACCATTGGTTCCGCACTGTTTAGCGTTGTGGGCGCTTTCTTGGCCGTCCCAGTAGCAGCTACCTTGGCTGTTCTTATCCGCTATCACTCTGAGCTAGTGGCGCTGCGTGCAGGAGAAATAACTCTCGACGAAATCGAGCTAGCCACGGCCGAAGAAGCAAGTCCTCCCATTAATGGCGAGCAGGCTTGGGGCAATCTCAAGGAACAACTCACCAAACTAAGTTTGAGAAAAACATCAAATGTGACCATTAAGAAGGAAGAAGCTCCTTCAAACCCCACAGACGACTAA
- a CDS encoding class C sortase, with product MPSMKENLSRTSSRSVMISLVLVIAGVITLLYPVAAAYIYNASHAREAQKYIESQKGMSDADRERWIAQAQSYNERLAHIPILDPWLSRVSKDSGLYREYLAQLNAPGTDDAVMSVVSIPSINTTLPVFHGTDDDVLDKGLGHIYGSSLPVGGDDTHAVITGHSGLAEATMFDNLEKMQVGDMIYVDTVGKVLTYKVTNTEVVLPDEIESLRVQNGKDLLTLITCTPYAINTHRLLVHAERVETGEENLPQSSGGWESWMLWRILASIAILAVVLAIYLRRRSKNNEIRESLS from the coding sequence GTGCCTTCTATGAAGGAAAACCTAAGCAGAACGTCCAGCAGATCTGTCATGATTTCCCTGGTTCTGGTGATTGCAGGAGTGATCACGCTTCTTTATCCAGTGGCTGCAGCCTATATCTATAACGCATCCCACGCGCGGGAGGCTCAAAAATATATCGAGTCGCAAAAAGGTATGTCTGACGCAGATAGAGAGCGATGGATTGCCCAAGCTCAAAGCTATAACGAGCGACTAGCGCATATCCCAATATTAGATCCGTGGCTGTCGCGGGTTTCTAAAGATAGTGGATTGTATCGCGAGTATTTGGCCCAGCTTAACGCTCCGGGCACGGACGACGCGGTTATGTCGGTAGTCTCTATTCCCTCAATCAATACGACGCTTCCGGTGTTTCATGGGACCGACGATGATGTTTTAGATAAGGGCTTGGGGCATATCTACGGATCATCGTTGCCGGTGGGAGGGGACGACACCCATGCGGTTATTACCGGACACTCAGGGCTGGCAGAGGCCACGATGTTTGACAACCTGGAAAAAATGCAGGTTGGAGACATGATCTATGTAGACACCGTGGGCAAAGTCCTCACCTACAAAGTGACCAACACAGAGGTTGTGTTGCCTGATGAGATTGAGAGTTTAAGGGTACAAAACGGAAAAGACTTGCTCACCCTGATCACATGCACCCCGTACGCGATTAACACGCATCGGTTACTTGTGCATGCGGAACGTGTGGAGACGGGGGAAGAAAATCTGCCGCAGTCTAGCGGGGGATGGGAAAGCTGGATGCTATGGAGAATCCTGGCCTCGATTGCGATCCTGGCTGTGGTTTTAGCGATTTACCTGCGCAGACGGTCT
- a CDS encoding ATP-binding cassette domain-containing protein, producing MSKQAKSPVAMHVQKWAKYHRISISVFIGVVLYGLLIPVFFDAGNPSFSKALKPPSSTNFFGTDHFGFDLFVRTAESLRVSLVIGSLSALVATALGVIVGLIAAAVGGRTDRIIMRLNDAVNSIPHLILSVVIVALFRGSLIAIVLSIALTHWSPVARIVRSSVLAVRTSDYVDASYAAGGPFKWVLIKHLAPAAAGQAVVAMIMLMPHAVWHESALSFLGLGIQADEPSLGTLMDLAREDIMRGAWWALVFPAAVLLATTLSAVSLARKVPEVVTDLDVTEAEEQIETDVVAPSTGMEVHNVSVVVHGKDASQQRILKDASLHVEPGSIHGLIGASGSGKTTLGKSIVGIAPQYSKLIGRVSVAGKPLAWGEKDFSKIRGTVVGFVPQSAAQSFTPVRRLGTQLQEIIDRHQGKNTVPELLRTVHLPEETAEFFPHQLSGGMAQRAAIAAALAGNPTYLIADEPTSALDPQLTSDILALFKEIADSQGVGILVISHDIEDLRESEICDTVSVMRNGEIMETGPARKVLNTPDHAYTRALLAALPSGGLKVTEGLERG from the coding sequence ATGTCTAAACAAGCTAAATCTCCCGTGGCAATGCACGTACAAAAATGGGCTAAGTACCATCGAATCAGCATTTCCGTCTTTATCGGAGTGGTCTTGTACGGCTTGCTGATCCCCGTCTTTTTTGATGCCGGGAACCCGAGTTTTTCTAAAGCGCTGAAGCCTCCAAGCTCTACTAACTTTTTTGGCACCGACCACTTTGGTTTTGACCTCTTTGTTCGTACAGCGGAGAGTTTGCGGGTATCGCTTGTCATTGGTTCGCTGTCTGCGCTAGTAGCTACAGCGCTCGGCGTAATAGTCGGATTGATTGCTGCTGCAGTGGGCGGACGTACAGACCGGATAATCATGCGACTCAATGATGCGGTGAACTCTATTCCGCACTTGATTCTTTCAGTGGTTATCGTTGCCTTGTTCCGTGGCTCACTTATTGCAATTGTGCTTTCTATTGCGCTAACGCACTGGTCACCGGTTGCTCGCATTGTTCGTTCTTCTGTGCTTGCAGTACGAACCTCGGATTATGTGGATGCGTCGTATGCCGCTGGCGGTCCCTTCAAGTGGGTGCTTATTAAGCATCTAGCTCCTGCAGCTGCTGGTCAGGCTGTGGTTGCCATGATCATGCTGATGCCCCACGCTGTGTGGCACGAGTCTGCGCTGTCATTCTTGGGATTGGGCATCCAAGCAGATGAGCCGTCGTTAGGCACCCTTATGGACCTAGCCCGCGAGGACATTATGCGGGGTGCTTGGTGGGCATTAGTGTTCCCTGCAGCCGTATTGCTGGCCACGACGCTTTCTGCCGTGTCGCTGGCACGAAAGGTTCCTGAGGTTGTCACTGACCTTGATGTCACTGAAGCCGAGGAACAGATAGAGACCGACGTGGTGGCTCCGAGCACGGGCATGGAAGTTCACAATGTGAGCGTTGTGGTACACGGAAAAGACGCCTCGCAACAGCGTATTCTCAAAGACGCGTCGCTTCATGTGGAACCCGGTTCTATCCATGGTTTGATTGGTGCCTCAGGCTCTGGCAAGACCACCTTGGGTAAATCAATTGTGGGAATTGCGCCGCAGTATTCCAAGTTGATAGGGCGCGTGAGTGTCGCAGGGAAACCGCTGGCATGGGGAGAGAAAGACTTTTCTAAGATCCGAGGAACAGTAGTTGGCTTTGTTCCGCAATCCGCAGCGCAGTCTTTCACACCAGTGCGCCGATTGGGCACTCAGCTGCAAGAGATTATCGATCGCCACCAGGGGAAAAATACTGTTCCGGAGCTATTGCGTACTGTTCATCTTCCGGAGGAGACTGCGGAATTCTTCCCGCATCAGCTTTCTGGCGGTATGGCGCAGCGAGCAGCCATTGCAGCCGCTTTGGCTGGCAACCCTACCTACCTCATCGCCGATGAGCCGACCAGCGCATTGGATCCGCAGCTTACCTCCGATATTTTGGCTCTGTTCAAAGAAATTGCGGACTCTCAAGGCGTAGGAATCTTGGTGATCAGCCACGACATAGAAGACCTACGGGAATCCGAGATCTGCGATACCGTCTCCGTGATGAGGAATGGCGAGATCATGGAAACCGGCCCTGCCCGTAAGGTTCTGAACACACCAGATCATGCGTACACACGTGCGCTGTTGGCGGCACTGCCTAGCGGCGGATTAAAAGTTACGGAAGGACTTGAACGTGGATAA
- a CDS encoding ABC transporter ATP-binding protein, translating into MDNTQNLRASAVTVEFTKNSPVLENVSIEIVPGQMIGLVGLSGSGKTTLARLLAGKMSPTLGKVLMDSQEVSTRRGHRNPDIVTINQSPRDACSPRWKIKDIIAEPLRIAGKLDEDAIAVRVNECADEALVDATLLDRLPHQVSDGQLQRACIARALAQAPRFLICDEPTSMLDPLATAAVVSLLRRQADSGVGVLLISHDHRLLAACADTVLEMDQLKQS; encoded by the coding sequence GTGGATAACACACAGAACCTTCGCGCATCCGCGGTAACTGTTGAATTTACTAAGAACTCACCCGTTCTAGAGAACGTAAGTATTGAGATTGTCCCAGGTCAGATGATCGGTTTGGTGGGGCTTTCTGGATCAGGCAAGACAACGCTGGCTCGGCTACTAGCCGGAAAGATGAGCCCGACCCTGGGGAAGGTGCTCATGGATTCTCAAGAAGTTTCTACGCGGCGAGGCCACCGTAATCCGGATATTGTCACCATCAATCAGTCACCTCGAGACGCGTGTTCTCCGCGGTGGAAGATTAAAGACATCATCGCAGAGCCACTACGTATCGCTGGCAAACTCGATGAAGATGCTATTGCAGTACGCGTGAACGAATGCGCTGATGAGGCGCTTGTCGACGCCACGCTGCTGGACAGGCTGCCTCATCAAGTCAGTGATGGCCAGTTGCAGCGTGCTTGCATTGCTCGTGCATTGGCGCAGGCACCTCGATTCCTTATTTGCGATGAACCGACGTCAATGCTGGACCCACTAGCTACGGCTGCTGTGGTGTCCTTGTTGCGTCGACAAGCTGATAGCGGAGTGGGAGTGCTGCTTATATCCCACGATCATCGCTTACTCGCAGCATGTGCAGATACCGTGCTTGAGATGGATCAATTGAAACAATCGTAA
- a CDS encoding ABC transporter substrate-binding protein, with protein MRRSPSFLALCSKRSGAALLSMALAGSVLVACGDPSHKEASGEEGYPSRIVLADREAGDGFHPATGYGQTGVSPVYDGLLRPESAGPDRIPNFVPALASAMPEHNADATEWTVKLREGVKFSDGSDFDAQDVKASYDMARNIDAGSQIVARYEVIKEVEVKDPHTVVFKLNHPLAEMNSRLLYAIAPSEKLKEDGPITKAELNTKPVGTGAYKLVENRGDEVVFKANEDYWGGAPQVKEIVVTTASDDAARAQRVAAGEVDGAAIPPAQVNSVKGKDGIEVVSTKTADWRGISFPKVPELQDVKVRQALNFAVDRQAFVDGPLGGYGTTLETLISPLYGDAHDSSKTFGYDVAKAEKLLDEAGWKKNAAGMREKDGKPFHITLYYASSDTTRRDIAIEFASQMKKLGLDFETKAGTWDEIGPALGKAAAVLGGGSAPYDVTIMAYEYLHTRTPSTSKWANPGDYGSEELNKLLDEARSEVDTTKRNKLWQKAQAMYMDDPSALCLLNLEHVYASKRNEWKKPENLLEPHIHGVTWGPWWRVAEWTK; from the coding sequence ATGCGACGTTCCCCCTCGTTCCTTGCGCTGTGTTCCAAGCGCAGTGGAGCAGCACTATTGTCCATGGCCCTTGCCGGAAGCGTTCTTGTTGCTTGCGGCGACCCCAGCCACAAAGAAGCGAGCGGTGAGGAAGGGTACCCGTCTCGGATTGTGCTAGCTGATCGTGAAGCCGGCGATGGCTTCCATCCGGCCACTGGATATGGTCAAACTGGCGTAAGCCCGGTGTATGACGGCCTGTTGCGTCCAGAATCAGCTGGTCCAGATCGAATCCCGAACTTTGTTCCAGCGTTGGCCTCCGCAATGCCTGAGCACAACGCTGATGCAACTGAGTGGACAGTGAAGCTGCGTGAGGGAGTGAAGTTCAGCGATGGCTCGGACTTTGATGCTCAAGACGTGAAAGCCTCCTACGACATGGCCCGCAATATTGATGCGGGATCGCAGATTGTTGCTCGCTATGAAGTCATCAAAGAGGTAGAGGTCAAGGATCCTCACACCGTGGTGTTCAAGCTGAATCACCCACTTGCTGAGATGAATTCTCGGTTGCTGTACGCGATCGCTCCTTCGGAGAAGCTGAAGGAAGATGGGCCTATCACCAAGGCAGAACTGAATACCAAGCCAGTAGGTACCGGCGCTTATAAGCTGGTAGAAAACCGTGGCGATGAGGTCGTATTCAAAGCTAATGAGGATTACTGGGGTGGGGCACCTCAGGTGAAAGAAATCGTAGTGACCACTGCTTCCGATGATGCAGCGCGTGCACAACGTGTCGCGGCCGGAGAGGTCGACGGCGCTGCCATTCCGCCGGCACAGGTCAACTCGGTGAAGGGCAAAGACGGCATTGAGGTTGTTTCTACCAAGACGGCTGACTGGCGTGGAATTTCCTTCCCTAAGGTCCCGGAACTGCAAGACGTCAAGGTCCGCCAGGCCCTTAACTTTGCCGTGGATCGTCAGGCATTCGTGGATGGGCCGCTGGGCGGCTACGGCACAACTCTGGAGACTCTGATCTCGCCACTGTACGGCGACGCACACGACTCATCGAAGACTTTCGGCTACGACGTAGCCAAAGCAGAGAAGCTTCTCGACGAAGCCGGCTGGAAGAAGAATGCCGCAGGCATGCGTGAGAAGGACGGCAAGCCCTTCCACATCACTCTCTACTACGCATCTAGCGATACCACGCGTCGCGACATCGCTATTGAGTTTGCTTCCCAGATGAAGAAGCTTGGTTTGGATTTTGAGACCAAGGCTGGAACGTGGGACGAAATCGGACCGGCTTTGGGCAAGGCAGCAGCAGTGCTTGGCGGCGGTTCGGCTCCTTATGACGTCACCATCATGGCGTACGAGTACCTGCATACCCGCACACCTTCTACCAGCAAGTGGGCTAACCCCGGCGATTACGGCTCTGAAGAGCTGAACAAGCTTCTCGACGAAGCCCGCAGCGAGGTGGATACCACTAAGCGCAACAAGCTGTGGCAGAAAGCTCAGGCAATGTACATGGACGATCCGTCGGCTCTCTGCCTGCTCAACCTTGAGCACGTTTACGCAAGCAAGCGTAACGAGTGGAAGAAGCCAGAAAACCTACTCGAGCCTCACATTCATGGTGTCACCTGGGGACCATGGTGGCGTGTCGCCGAGTGGACCAAGTAA
- a CDS encoding inorganic phosphate transporter translates to MADSTMLTTPSTEGAGSDRWWHLTFGGLLAITLIVFTLWSFGYVGDTANKGILITTILFGVFMAFNIGGNDVANSFGTSVGAGTLTMKQALVIAAIFEVSGAVLAGGEVTDTVKSGIVDLDAIDLSPHHFAFIMMASLLGAAVWLLLATRMGWPVSTTHSIIGGIVGASLVLGFTQGLGGWEMVQWGEIGQIALSWVLSPVLGGLAAWLLFGFIKKHILVYNEDADEQLRQIKSDRIELHKSFKASFERLNEIQQLAYTNAMTRDAALIQERDFDPSELESEYYRDLYRINHRRDNLNTHQALENWVPLLAAGGAALIGAMMLFKGLKNLNLHISTLGNILILGMISAVVWMAVLIFSRTLKQQELSRATFVIFSWMQVFTASAFAFSHGSNDIANAIGPFSAVLDVLRTDSINGRAAVPTALMITCGIALIAGLWFIGRYVIHTVGSGLTEMHPASGFSAELAAAAVVMGSSVLGLPVSSTHILIGAILGIGIVNKAANWRLMKPIAMAWVITLPAAAFVSGMAVLALNAIWG, encoded by the coding sequence ATGGCGGACAGCACTATGCTGACCACACCATCCACTGAGGGTGCCGGTTCAGATCGATGGTGGCACCTTACTTTTGGTGGACTCTTGGCGATTACGCTGATTGTTTTCACCCTGTGGTCATTCGGCTACGTGGGCGATACTGCAAATAAAGGCATTTTGATCACCACGATATTGTTTGGTGTTTTCATGGCCTTCAACATTGGCGGTAATGACGTAGCTAATTCCTTTGGCACCTCTGTGGGGGCGGGAACCCTCACCATGAAGCAAGCTCTGGTTATTGCAGCCATTTTTGAGGTTTCTGGTGCGGTTCTTGCGGGTGGCGAGGTTACCGATACGGTGAAATCTGGGATCGTGGACCTTGACGCCATTGATCTAAGCCCGCACCATTTTGCTTTTATTATGATGGCATCTCTTCTGGGGGCGGCTGTGTGGTTGCTGCTGGCTACCCGCATGGGATGGCCGGTGTCTACTACCCACTCGATCATTGGTGGCATTGTTGGAGCCTCCCTCGTGCTGGGCTTTACGCAGGGCCTCGGCGGCTGGGAAATGGTGCAATGGGGAGAAATTGGTCAGATCGCGTTGTCATGGGTTCTCTCTCCCGTGTTGGGAGGGTTGGCTGCGTGGCTATTGTTCGGGTTCATTAAAAAGCACATTTTGGTCTATAACGAAGACGCGGACGAGCAATTGCGGCAAATTAAGTCTGACCGCATTGAGCTGCACAAGTCTTTCAAGGCGTCGTTTGAACGCTTGAATGAGATTCAGCAGCTCGCGTATACCAATGCCATGACGCGCGACGCTGCGTTGATCCAGGAGCGCGATTTTGATCCTAGCGAACTGGAATCCGAGTATTATCGCGATCTCTATCGTATTAACCACCGCCGCGATAACCTCAACACTCATCAAGCCCTGGAAAACTGGGTTCCCTTGCTTGCTGCAGGTGGAGCGGCTCTGATTGGTGCGATGATGCTCTTTAAGGGATTGAAAAACCTTAATTTGCACATCAGCACCTTGGGGAACATCCTGATTCTCGGGATGATCTCTGCCGTCGTGTGGATGGCAGTGTTGATCTTTTCTCGGACCCTTAAACAGCAAGAACTCTCGCGGGCAACGTTTGTCATCTTCTCCTGGATGCAAGTCTTTACGGCATCGGCGTTTGCTTTCTCTCACGGCTCCAATGACATTGCGAATGCTATTGGCCCGTTCTCTGCAGTGTTGGATGTTTTACGGACCGACAGCATTAATGGCAGAGCGGCAGTCCCTACTGCGCTGATGATTACATGTGGCATCGCTTTGATCGCAGGGCTATGGTTCATTGGCCGTTATGTGATTCATACGGTGGGATCAGGGCTTACAGAGATGCATCCAGCCTCTGGCTTTTCGGCTGAGCTTGCTGCGGCTGCAGTTGTGATGGGCTCCTCTGTTCTTGGGCTTCCTGTGTCTTCTACGCATATCTTGATCGGTGCGATTCTAGGTATTGGCATTGTGAACAAAGCTGCCAACTGGCGATTGATGAAGCCCATTGCGATGGCGTGGGTCATTACGCTCCCGGCAGCCGCTTTTGTCTCGGGTATGGCCGTCCTTGCTTTGAACGCTATTTGGGGTTAG
- a CDS encoding ABC transporter permease gives MVGLRLLVIACTTVVVTFIMFALAALSPFDPLAHYLGAEYGDYTDDERARIAASLGVDRPWWQQWLQWWADVLRGDLGWSRVYNKSVADVIWERLPWTIVLSSVGLLLMLVIAAILGVWAARRPGGSVDRSVNAIGVFVAATPSYIYALGAVLFFGVFLHVIPVGGASRVGDVPSLLTVGPYLIAPAIVLAVSQLSWPLLTMQQSTLEASQSPAVANARLRGLSEKTILVRHVLPLSLMPLITLIGARLGELVVGAVIVETVFSWPGLAQATVESAIAVDFPLLAFTTAATTVVVMLGSLASDVSYMIIDPRVSDV, from the coding sequence ATGGTGGGGCTGCGCCTGCTTGTTATCGCATGTACTACGGTCGTAGTTACGTTCATTATGTTTGCTTTGGCGGCATTGTCGCCGTTTGATCCGCTCGCTCATTATTTGGGCGCTGAATATGGCGATTACACCGATGACGAGCGTGCACGAATTGCAGCGTCGTTGGGAGTGGATAGGCCTTGGTGGCAGCAGTGGCTGCAATGGTGGGCTGATGTTCTGCGGGGCGACCTTGGCTGGTCGCGTGTTTACAATAAGTCGGTCGCAGATGTGATCTGGGAGCGGCTTCCGTGGACGATTGTGTTGTCTTCAGTTGGCCTGCTCCTCATGCTCGTGATCGCTGCGATTCTGGGTGTTTGGGCTGCTCGTCGTCCTGGGGGCTCGGTAGACCGCTCTGTTAACGCGATCGGCGTTTTCGTGGCGGCTACTCCGTCATATATTTATGCGCTCGGTGCTGTTCTCTTTTTTGGAGTGTTTTTGCACGTCATTCCTGTGGGTGGAGCGTCACGCGTTGGCGATGTTCCGTCGCTGTTGACAGTGGGGCCGTACTTGATTGCGCCCGCTATAGTGTTAGCGGTTTCGCAACTGTCCTGGCCGTTGCTGACCATGCAGCAGTCCACGCTTGAGGCATCGCAATCCCCAGCGGTCGCCAATGCACGCTTACGGGGACTAAGTGAGAAAACTATTCTTGTGCGCCACGTGCTTCCGTTGTCGCTGATGCCCTTGATTACATTGATTGGCGCGCGCTTGGGCGAGCTAGTTGTGGGCGCCGTGATCGTGGAGACCGTGTTCTCTTGGCCGGGATTGGCTCAGGCGACCGTGGAATCTGCGATTGCAGTTGATTTCCCTCTGTTGGCCTTCACCACGGCTGCCACCACGGTCGTCGTAATGCTAGGTTCGCTGGCCAGCGACGTTTCTTACATGATTATCGACCCGAGGGTGAGCGATGTCTAA